Genomic segment of Zootoca vivipara chromosome 4, rZooViv1.1, whole genome shotgun sequence:
GTAAAATACAAGGCAGATGCAAGGAAAATCCTCTGTGGCGGTTGATTTCGATACTAAAGTGAATGACTACCACAATTTGCACCTCTGAATTCCCAATAAAAGTTGCAGGGAGGGGTTCCTGCCATAAAAGTTATATCAAATTATGTATAGCTGCCAGTGtttcctttgaattgtgctcacaaATTATGTCTGGACTGCATTCAACtagcatttctttccttttaaatctGCCTTCCTTAcccatcccctccccaccaccccagtaTACTATAGAATGCAGAGATTCTGTTAGGGGTCCATGGACTCAGCGCTGTGAAGTAATCTCAAAGGAATGTTTGGCTGGAAGAGCCACAGCATAGTGCAGTGTAGCGCAGCaatggagagagaaataaaattcaTCATTGGGGAAGTTTTCTAGAAGAAGGACATGTTATTGGATGCAAAGGTTAGCCAGGCTCCATTAGGCACATTTCAGAAGTTTCTACCTGGATTTTGGGAAATCTGAATTAGCTGATCTCGTTTCCAATTGGATTAGAAATTCACAATTGTTCTGTATTTgagttcttttcttcttttccatttttacggaggaacataggaagctgccttacagcaGATCAGTTTTTGCCCAGCACTGCCTATTTTGATTAGCAGTGGCTTTCCATGGTGTCTGTCACTCCTCCCCACGTGTTGATaaaacagttgggggggggggcagggaccagGACGGACAAACTTGATCAAGATTGCACTGCAACCCTTTTCTACCATTTTACCAGTGTGTTTGTGAACATGTGTGTGGTAATATTGTAAAAAAGCAATATGTGATTCTACACAATTGTGTGATGATTCTTTTTGGGAGGTATTTACGAGCGTGCCAAAACAAGTGTGCACATTAGTAAAACCGTCCAAAAATAGGTTCACATTATTATGGATCAACCTGCACTGTTTTATcagtaatggtaaagggacccctgaccgttaagtccagtcatggatgactgtggggttgcagcgctcatctcgctttactggctaagggaACCGCCATTTGTCCGCAGAtggtttttctgggtcatgtggccagcatgacaaagccgcttctggtgcaaaggtTCATTAATAAAGCAGTGGGGAGGGACATGCCTCAGCTTTCAGCTCATTTGCAAACTGTTCTAGATTTACCCTTGGGAGCAACAGAACACAAAATTCTTCCATTTGCTACATgaaagcccttcagatatttgaagacggctggAATGTCTCTCCTTAATCTTTTCCAGGCTAGATGCACCCAGGTATTCTTTAATTGTTCCTTATAGGATTTGGTTTACAGATTCTTCCTCCTAGTCACCCTTCTCAGATCATCATCCTAGTTGCTATGCTCAATTTGTGTCTTCCTTAAATTGAGGGGAAATCTTCATCCCAAAAATTTGCCACCCCTTCTACACAACTACTGAATGCCCAGTGGTGTCATTCTGGTCACCCTAAACAAAGGCCGAATGGCAACTGTTGTGCCATGTGTGCAATTTGGAGATAGATTAGCAGCCATCTACCTGATAGTTAGAAAGATACATGAATAAAGCCAAAGCAATTTGATAACCTATTGATGTCTGCTAACATTACACATTAGAAAACCATGGCTCACTCTCACCAAGTGGAATGGGTGGCTTGGGAAATGAGGAAGGTCACAGAATATCCATAAAGGATGGTGCTTGCAGTGTAGGAAGTTGCGGAGAAAGGGGTTATAGACAGAATTAACCCTGTAAATTGAGTCAACAGCTTTGTCTATTGTTGAGTGTTCAAAGAGGCAGCTGCCTCCAGCTTACACAGTTTGCTGAACCTTTGCTGTTTAGAGCTTTTGGCTCATACATTCATTAAATTTGGCAGAAGCTCTGCTCTCTCACCGATGGAAGCCAAGGCACATTTACTCCCCCTTGGCCAAGCAGTTTGGTTTCATTTATCTGATCTCTCATCATCCTTGTTATTCCCAAAGGCTCCTGCAGCCTGAAAAATCTATAACTGATAACTAGCTTGTAAGAAAGCTAAGAACAGCTTAAAAGGGCAACTGGCATGTTTCCACACTTCTGAAAGGGGTCATAAGCCAGACTATTTTTCAAGCCAAGACCTCTTTCCATGATGTTATGTGAGCAAGAGTACCATATATTGTATAGGGTTGGTGTGCATTTGCAGCATATATAATACTGCCCTGATCAACATCTGAGCTGTAAACTGGGAAAAACACCAGTACTTTACTGCTTGTTAACGCCAGCAGTAAAGTTCTTCACTTCTCTACATTTCGCGCTGCCCTTTGAGTAAACTATTCATAGACTGAGACTCCTTTGTATTGTGAGGATGCTACCTTTCCAGCAAGTCTGCTGATGCTGCTTTTGAAATGATATTTtgtgaaatgttttcttctttcgaACACAGAAGTAATAATTAAAGCTGAAGCAAAAATAATCCGGAGTCCAGGACATTGCACTGTTAGAATCCTAACATCAGaatcccaacatcagggtcacaTCTTAAAGACACACCCCTTTCAGCAACCACTACAATAAGGATTTGGGAGATTTGACAAAAGGGGGTCCACTATCGTTTGACGTCCGGAACAGATAAAAAATGAGTTGCTTGCACCCTTTAAGGTTCAGTATGACATGACAGACCCAAAGGGATCAGCATTTGTGAGTCTCAGAAGAGGATCAGTGATGACGACACATAATGGCTCTGCTTCAGAGCAAAGCCAACATTTGTGGACCTCTGCCTTTATCTATAGCAGCTATTAGGTGGTACAAGCCTCATTTTTCCTGGACCCCTACTGTATCCCCAGCACTACTTTCCAGGCGTGATTTCTTAATTTGTGCAACTCATTCCCATTATGATTCTTCAAATCTCATTATGGCTCTGTGTCACTGGGCTGTGTCCCACTGCACCTCCAGCTTCTGTCTTTGCAACGTTTGCAATGCTATTTTCAAAGCACGCTGCTTCTATGGGTGGGCCCTATATATGCACAAGCATCACCTGGCCTCTCAAAAACAAGGGCCTCACAGCCAGGTACATTGATCTGACTGCACTGAAGGGGACTGTATTTGAGCTGGCACAAACTTCCTGTGCATATGAACTGTTCTCCGATGGCTCATTCATGGATGCAGGCTGCAGCCCTCATCAtcatgcaggggtgtgtgtgtgtgtgtgtttatgaatgGGCTCTAGAACTCCCAGAACCGGGGAATGGCAAAACTAAAAGGACATGCAAAGCAACCTTTGCCATCAGTTTTCTTTGGGGGCTTTCATTCTGATGGTGGCTTGCTGTTGCGATTCAACGAGCAACTTTACCCCTTGCTTGTCTATGCTGGAATTTACACCCTCGACTTCTTTTTCATGTACCTGTGGTACACAGGTGCAGCCCACTGGGATAGTGACATAATCCTCTGTGTAGACATAGCGTCCTCCGGTGCACGTCGTGGTTCGGCGCAAGATGACTGCTGGCATTAGCACTGGGACACTCCGGAAGTGGAAGTTCTCCTCCCCGTAAACACCAGTCAGGCAGCCCTTGCATAGGCAATAGGCTTCGGGGATGTACTTTGGATACCTTGCCGGGTCATAGGAGATTCTGtgccaaaggaaaagaaaagggactCAGTTCATGTGTCCTCGACCGTCTCCCAACTCCTTGTTTTATCCCAGCTGGAAAAGATTACGGCAAAATGTTGACAGTTGCTTTGCACTGCATTAAATAATGTTTTCGTTATTATgccaaggagagggaaggaggggaacaGCTGCAGCTCTTAGACACGGCCTGCTTATTTGAAAACTTGGAGAGAGAAACCCTTTGGACAGCTCCCTAAACGGATCAGCATCTGAAACAACGGCATGCTCAATTTCCTCGTTCATGCAATGGTACAGTGGATTCATTCGGCTCAACTCTCTCATAGCCGATGCACATCAATTGTTTCCTTAGGGGGATTCTTAGCTGTAGAGGGTATGTCATCTCTATTCTTCCACACACCCTTAGCACTAATCCACTGCCTTTGTTGTGGACAGACCTGGACCCCTTTTTCCTGGCCCTGCTCCTCCTTGTTTTTAACAGCAGGCCTAAAGTTCTTCCCTTATCACTctttgccaaaataataataataataataataataataataataataataataataagcagcttGGGGAGGTGGGTTTCCAATGAAACAGTCCTGATAACGCAATGAGTTTTAGATGCGCAATGTTTTAGCTGTGATCCACTAACCTCTGCACCCTTTGTGTGCCCCCTAAAACTCTTCcaggtcccgtccccccacctctggagcagatttacaCAGGGGGCACATGGCAggagcgggggagaggagggaaaaagtgtcATGTAACAGCCAAAACTCGTTGAGCTCCCTTCCTTGACTTAGCAAGACCCAGTTACACTTTTGAAGGACTCACAGAGCTGCAATAAATGTGTAGTTCTGGCCTTTGTCATAATAGGGATATTTGTCTACTCGCAGGCAGGCGATAAGTAACTTTGTAAAAGCAAGGAaggcaaaagcatttttaaataagaGGTGGGGAAATCAAACAACCTTTCCTTTTCAGAATCTGTTGCTGCTTGGAAGCTCACTAACAAATGCGGAATGGAAGAAATTAGGCGCAATTCAAAGCCATGCTTGGGGACATGTTTGGCACAGAGCTCTAGCATCACATAGATCGATGCTCTGGAAAGAGGATGAAGATGACCTCTGGCTTCAAACAGAACACAAAACTAGATCCAAGTTTCTGCAACTCATGTCCATATGTGAAACAGAAGCAATTTTCCTGAGAAAGCTCACTTTTTGCGCAACCAAGCCTCATTGCCTTGGTGCAGAAAcgcccccttttaaaaagaaaggctttGGTGCCTTGAGCTATCTGTCCACGTAGGGAATCCCTGCCCCTGTCTACAAGTTTGTAATACATGTGATACAATTATATTAATATTTATACAGCATTCTATAAATAGTAAGCCCCGAGAAAGAGGCTCACATGCCAACACCAATGAGGAACAAGGAAAAAATGTGAAGCAGGGTTTTCTCGGtccagttttttcttcttctggtaaGTGCCATGGTGCCTAAAGACTGCCTGACAGTCAGTAAATCAACTGATGCAGCTTTCTACACACAAATggctacataaaaaaaaaacccattaaggATAAGCAGGGTCTTCACGGTATGACTGTGCTTATTGTAAAGCAGGCTTTTCCATTTGTGACACTGACTTTCACTTAAAGAATGAATAGGAAAAAAAGAtggaggtgttttttaaaaaattagtggCAGCACCCTATTAGTGCTTCAAAACCCTATTAGTGCTTCAAACTCCATGCCCCAGACTTACTTAAATACATCCACCCCCTATAAATATGACCAAATTAACCTGCTATAGGAGAATGGTCAAAACAAATTTCTTGAACGATACTCACTATTTACCAAGGTTTACATTTTCTAAAACATTCATGAGCTGTGCAAACTAGCACTATGGGTAGGCCAAGTCGCTCACTGACCAGTTCTTATCCGACTCTGATGCTGATCTAACCAGAAGATATATTTGTGCACCTGGAATTTGTATTTGGAGTGCCTGAATGTACCAAAAAAAAAGTCTAGAGAGTAAAAGAGAAATGACTACCTTTTAGATTTTTGAAATACATGTACAGATCAGTTAAAGGCAAACAGGACTGAGTCCCGAGAGGTTATCCAATTACATTTGCTATTGCTGTTAACCAAATTATATTTGCTTCAAACCTTAAATGTTTTGTTGCTCAGTGTCAGGAGTGAATTAATAGTGATTCAAGATGACTGTAGTCTGCATAAGCTTCCTACAAGTTGGACTCTGTTCAGGATGTCTGGAATTAGTCATTAAAAATACAGAAGAAGAATGTGAAAGCAGTAGTGCCAGATTGGGCCCTATAGAATGGAGGCTGCAAAAATAAGTGTTACCAAAATGCCTGTGTGCCTCCCTTGAGAGACACGCAATAATAATATATGTCTTAAGCTCAGTCTCCTAAATCCTTTAACACTTCTAAAACTTTGAGTGGCAACTGAAGCCTATTTGGAATTAGGTCTTTGaaatgaacataggaagcagGCTTACAGCGAGACACACCATTGGcctatctaactcagtattgtccacactgactggcagttgtctagggtttcaggcaagcaACATTCCCAGccgtaccttctgcatgcaaaacatgagcACTACTACTGAGATATGCCCTTAAAGTTTAATTGATTTGGGATAAAGAAGATCTCTTCCTGAAGATTAGAATCCTGATAATTATGTTTTCTTTTGTACTTTGCTCACTTACTCGAGCCATTTGGACTACTGTAGTTTAAGTAGTTTCCTTACACGCAGGCACCTCTAGCATTTTGACCATTTTCTGTAGTCAAATTAACATCCAGTGAACTAGAAAAAAGAAGGCAGTGGCTACAGTCTTAAGCATGCTTACCAGAAGCATCTTCCACTGGAGCTATTGGTACATCCTACTGAacagcaagggacccaggtggcgctgtggttaaaccactgagcctagggcttgctgatcagaaggtcggcggttcgaatccctgtgacggggtgagctcccgttgcttggtcccagctcctgccaacctagcagtttgaaagcacatcaaaatgcaagtagataaataggaaccgctacagcgggaaggtaaacggcgtttccatgtgctgctctggtttgcccgaagcggctttgtcatgctggccacatgacctggaagctatacgccggctccctcggccaataatgcgagatgagcgcgcaaccccagagtcggtcacgactggacctaatggtcaggggtccctttacctttactgaacagcaaaggggacgcaggtggcgttgtgggttaaaccacagagcctaggggttgccgatcagaaggtcagcagttcgaatccctgtgatggggggagctcccgttgctcggtcccagctcctgccaacctagcagttcgaaagcacatcaaagtgcaagtagataaataggtaccgctcctgcaggaagttaaacagcgtttccgtgtgctgctctggtttgccagaagcggctttgtcatgctggccacatgacctggaagctatacgccggctcccttggccaataatgcgagatgagcgcgcaaccccagagtcagtcatgactggacctaacggtcaggggtccctttacctttacctttaccgaacAGCAAGGTTTAGGTTCAACATATTAAGTTAGATCCCTGAGTGTGTTATAAAGAGCGCAAATGCTGTTGCCCATCCAATTTGAGGAGGTGGAATTTTCAGCACAGAGCATGAGAGTTACGGTGGCAGTGCCATTTTTGACATGCAATTTGTTCCAATGTATACCTACAGGTCTTTCCAAATGCTTCCACATCTCTACATTGCTCCACATGATCATTTCTGCAAGCGAATGGCACTAAGTGACCTGGTTCGTCTACAGTAACACTGGGGAGCTTCCACTTGTGTTGTGTTAGCTTTCCCCTTGCAAGGCTGCAATTTCAACTGAACAATCCCTTAGGTGTGTTCTTTGATGAAACACATTTGTGGTACTCTGCACCTGTGTGGTGGCTCTGCATCTTCTAAGGATGCTGAAGCTGAACTGCTGCCGAATCAACCTGCTGACGTAGTCCTAAGGACTATGAACTGAGATTAATTGAATCGTATTACACCTAGGGAAAGGCAGCGCCAGACCATTTCCTCCAAGTCAAGCCCACAAGTCTTAGACCCAGTGTCAGATATGGGACCTGGTGCAGCTGATAGGGGTGCTCAGGCACTGCTGAACAGACGACCGGCATTGCCTGCAAAGTCCTGTGCAAAAAAAAGGGCCACCTGATGTCACTGTGATGTTAGGTGATTGGCAGATGagtagccccacccacctgtcatagTTGGCTTGCATGAGTGGGTGGAAGAATGATCTGGCCCAGTGGCCAAATcctgttccccacctctgcactaCAGATCCAAAAAGGCTTATCGCAGATCTGTCTGgcatgggtatgtttagcctggaaaagataaggttaaaggggtgatatgatagccatgttcaaatatataaaaggatgtcatatagaggagggagaaaggttgttttctgctgctccagagaaacggacacggagcaatggattcaaactacaagaaagaagattccacctaaacattaggaagaacttcctgacagtaagagccattcggcagtggaatttgctaccaagagtgtggtggagtctccttctttggaggtctttaagcagaggcttgacaggcatatgtcaagaatgctttgatggtgtttcctgcttggcagggggttggactggatggcccttgtggtctcttccaactctatgattctatgattcctacatGCGGATTTCAGCAATGCCTTCTATCTCTTTTGTGAAATAACCCAGTTGCCT
This window contains:
- the IL17D gene encoding interleukin-17D, encoding MQTAKVWVLACLLLCGLPFPGLETFKVSKRPLRARTCADRPEELLEQLYGRLTAGMLSAFHHTLQLEPLEKDHNTSCPAGGRSAADKVYRLPINLNSVSPWSYRISYDPARYPKYIPEAYCLCKGCLTGVYGEENFHFRSVPVLMPAVILRRTTTCTGGRYVYTEDYVTIPVGCTCVPQVHEKEVEGVNSSIDKQGVKLLVESQQQATIRMKAPKEN